In Mercenaria mercenaria strain notata chromosome 15, MADL_Memer_1, whole genome shotgun sequence, a single genomic region encodes these proteins:
- the LOC128549139 gene encoding uncharacterized protein LOC128549139 isoform X1 — MVNILGLVGVGVSGLALLFAILATSLAYWETAKFNTVSADGGVIDVHVGIWKSCAETDGNKVCYDIDTDRVIIHAESLLGYNTVRTTIILGIIFTASAIVPAILVMFVLQTKKVLYSVAAGLNVAAGLFLMTAMAVFAGGVAHDGYDFNLGACFALDIIAWLAAWVGGGLFVGAKLTEKQ, encoded by the exons atggtGAATATTCTTGGCCTTGTTGGTGTAGGAGTTTCTGGACTCGCTCTTCTTTTTGCTATACTGGCTACGTCATTGGCATACTGGGAAACTGCAAAATTTAATACAGTGTCTGCAGACGGAGGAGTAATTGATGTTCACGTTGGAATATGGAAATCTTGTGCTGAAACAGACGGCAACAAAGTATGCTATGATATTGACACGGACAGAg ttataaTTCACGCTGAAAGTCTACTGGGTTACAATACAGTGCGCACGACAATAATTCTTGGAATAATATTTACCGCAAGCGCAATCGTACCAGCGATCTTAGTGATGTTTGTTCTGCAAACCAagaaagttctatattctgtaGCGGCTGGTCTCAATGTAGCTGCAG gTCTTTTCTTGATGACTGCGATGGCCGTGTTTGCTGGCGGAGTGGCTCATGATGGATACGACTTCAACCTTGGTGCATGTTTTGCATTGGATATCATTGCCTGGCTAGCAGCATGGGTTGGCGGAGGACTTTTTGTAGGAGCTAAACTTACTGAAAAACAATAA